One genomic segment of Spirochaetota bacterium includes these proteins:
- a CDS encoding UbiX family flavin prenyltransferase, with protein MIIVCITGASGAILGIRLIEELLQKNKEVACIVSQSAWPVMQYELQTDVHTVKEILLQRSIDIQLLHNLKEYKPDDFFTPIASGSNPFEAAVVIPASMKTVAAIACGYADNLIHRVCDIALKEKRTLIIVPRETPMSGIHLNNLHTAALYGCTVVMPVPAFYNFPKTIDDVINFIVGRVLDILHIEHNCYKRWNNEPHTR; from the coding sequence ATGATAATCGTGTGCATAACAGGAGCAAGTGGTGCTATCTTGGGTATACGCCTGATAGAAGAGTTATTGCAGAAAAACAAAGAAGTTGCATGTATTGTTTCGCAAAGTGCCTGGCCTGTTATGCAGTATGAATTGCAAACTGACGTCCACACTGTTAAAGAAATTTTGCTGCAGCGCAGTATCGATATTCAATTGCTCCATAATCTAAAAGAATATAAACCTGATGATTTTTTTACACCAATTGCAAGCGGCAGCAATCCATTTGAAGCAGCAGTAGTGATTCCTGCTTCTATGAAGACAGTGGCTGCTATCGCTTGCGGATATGCTGACAACCTTATACACCGTGTATGCGATATTGCACTTAAAGAAAAGCGCACTCTCATCATTGTGCCACGCGAAACGCCAATGAGCGGAATACATCTTAATAATTTACATACAGCGGCACTGTATGGGTGTACGGTAGTTATGCCTGTGCCAGCATTTTACAATTTCCCAAAAACTATTGATGATGTTATTAATTTTATAGTTGGCAGAGTGTTGGACATTCTGCATATTGAACACAATTGTTACAAGCGATGGAATAATGAACCTCATACGCGATAG
- the ubiA gene encoding putative 4-hydroxybenzoate polyprenyltransferase, producing MDFKKLSQLIMIEQTVFALPFAYLGILFAGGGKISTWIFASVALVAARTAGMCFNRVIDADIDAKNPRTKDRLLPRGEVTRQEVLRAAVVSCVVFVFASYMLNMLCFYLSFVAIALLISYSYFKRFSSASHLYLGFVEAAAPIGGYLATTGEFALIPFILGFAIMTWIAGLDVVYALLDIDFDRNEGLHSIPAQYGKDKALIISALLYVLSFASLIAAGVITSRKEAYWIGVLCVGIIFIYQQKLARSKDLEHAIKEFFKVNSFISPVLFISTFVDVFFIM from the coding sequence ATGGATTTTAAAAAGCTATCGCAACTTATTATGATTGAACAGACGGTGTTTGCGCTACCGTTTGCATATTTAGGAATTCTTTTTGCTGGAGGTGGAAAGATTTCAACATGGATATTTGCATCTGTTGCACTGGTTGCCGCGCGTACTGCCGGGATGTGCTTTAATCGCGTTATTGATGCTGATATCGATGCCAAAAATCCTCGCACAAAGGATAGGCTGTTGCCAAGAGGTGAGGTAACACGACAGGAAGTACTGCGCGCTGCTGTTGTATCTTGTGTGGTGTTTGTATTTGCATCGTATATGCTCAATATGTTGTGTTTTTATCTTTCATTTGTGGCGATAGCTCTTTTAATAAGCTACTCATATTTCAAACGGTTTTCATCAGCTTCACATCTGTATTTAGGATTTGTGGAAGCAGCTGCACCAATTGGAGGGTATCTTGCAACAACAGGCGAATTTGCTTTGATTCCGTTTATATTGGGATTTGCCATTATGACGTGGATTGCTGGGCTTGATGTGGTGTATGCACTGCTTGATATAGATTTTGACCGTAATGAAGGCTTACACTCAATACCTGCACAATATGGAAAGGATAAGGCGCTTATCATTTCAGCATTGCTATATGTTCTGTCATTTGCATCACTTATTGCAGCCGGGGTAATAACTTCACGCAAAGAAGCATACTGGATTGGAGTGCTCTGTGTGGGAATAATTTTTATCTACCAGCAAAAGCTTGCACGGAGCAAGGATTTAGAGCATGCCATAAAGGAATTTTTCAAGGTAAATTCGTTCATATCGCCGGTGCTCTTTATTTCAACGTTTGTTGATGTGTTTTTCATTATGTGA
- a CDS encoding menaquinone biosynthesis decarboxylase — protein sequence MAYKNLQNFIAALEHAGELKRIKTEVDPYLEITEIADRMSKSYGPALLFERVKGSAYPVLINAFGSYKRMQMALHCNSFDEIGQKIYNLITMQPPKTITEKIKALLTLKDIAKIMPKEVSKAPCQAHIIKEGALLDALPILTCWPNDGGPFITLPIVITKDPETGIQNAGMYRMHKFNNTSTGMHWQYNKDGARHYRKYCQLQQRMPVAVALGGSPAITYAATAPLPPDIDEMLFAGFLEGESVELVKARTVDLLVPAEAEFIIEGYVDPGDETIEGPFGDHTGFYSAADRYPVFHVTCITTRDNPVYPATIVGKPPMEDCYMAKATERIFLPFLKMLVPEIVDIELPLEGVFHNCALVSIKKEYPGQAKKVINALWGLGQMASTKYIAVFDDDINLRDYSTVVWKLLNNVDPRRDLMIVEGPLDALDHSAPFANFGGKMGIDATRKTKEEGMGRDWPKEIKMSDDIIERVTKRWKEYGF from the coding sequence GTGGCATATAAAAATCTTCAAAATTTCATTGCTGCGTTAGAACACGCTGGTGAGCTTAAACGTATTAAAACAGAAGTTGATCCGTATTTAGAAATTACTGAAATTGCTGACAGGATGAGCAAAAGTTATGGACCTGCCTTGCTTTTTGAAAGAGTGAAAGGTTCAGCATATCCTGTGCTCATCAATGCATTTGGCAGCTATAAAAGAATGCAGATGGCACTGCACTGCAATTCATTTGATGAGATTGGGCAAAAAATTTACAACCTCATCACTATGCAGCCTCCAAAAACCATTACCGAAAAGATTAAGGCGCTTTTGACATTGAAAGATATTGCAAAGATAATGCCAAAAGAAGTCAGCAAAGCGCCATGTCAGGCACACATAATTAAAGAAGGTGCACTGCTTGATGCACTTCCAATTTTAACCTGCTGGCCAAACGATGGTGGGCCATTTATTACACTTCCCATTGTCATCACCAAAGACCCTGAGACAGGAATTCAAAATGCAGGCATGTATCGCATGCACAAGTTTAATAACACATCTACTGGTATGCACTGGCAGTACAACAAGGATGGTGCACGCCATTACCGCAAATACTGTCAGTTGCAGCAACGTATGCCGGTTGCAGTGGCCCTTGGAGGTAGTCCTGCAATAACGTATGCTGCAACAGCGCCATTGCCACCTGACATTGATGAAATGCTGTTTGCAGGATTTCTGGAAGGTGAAAGCGTTGAACTTGTGAAAGCAAGGACAGTGGATTTATTGGTGCCGGCAGAAGCTGAGTTTATCATAGAAGGGTATGTTGATCCCGGTGATGAAACTATTGAGGGCCCGTTTGGCGACCACACAGGGTTTTATTCTGCTGCAGACCGCTATCCAGTGTTTCACGTTACCTGCATCACCACGCGCGATAATCCTGTGTATCCGGCTACAATTGTGGGTAAGCCACCAATGGAAGACTGCTACATGGCAAAAGCAACAGAGCGGATATTCCTGCCGTTTTTAAAAATGCTTGTACCTGAGATTGTAGATATTGAGCTTCCGCTTGAAGGAGTGTTTCATAACTGTGCGCTTGTATCAATAAAAAAAGAATATCCTGGGCAGGCCAAGAAAGTTATCAATGCCCTGTGGGGATTGGGTCAGATGGCTTCAACCAAATATATCGCTGTATTTGATGATGATATTAATCTTAGGGATTACAGCACAGTGGTGTGGAAGCTTTTAAACAATGTTGATCCACGCCGAGATTTGATGATTGTAGAAGGCCCACTGGACGCGCTTGACCATTCGGCACCGTTTGCAAATTTTGGTGGCAAGATGGGCATTGATGCAACGCGCAAAACAAAAGAAGAAGGTATGGGCCGTGATTGGCCTAAAGAAATTAAAATGTCAGATGATATTATTGAGCGTGTAACAAAGAGGTGGAAGGAGTATGGATTTTAA